From the Acetobacter aceti genome, one window contains:
- a CDS encoding YidB family protein, which yields MTKRMNDNLPGVLNDAVDFVTNARKDNSGLASAVSEYMGKEGAVGIPEVRHRAHEAGLDGLLQGWRDAISKTPATEADIKTLIPHGVINRFARETGLSPDAVISGLASVVPGIVYRNARQAEAKQKPEVL from the coding sequence ATGACCAAGAGAATGAACGACAATCTGCCCGGCGTTCTGAATGACGCAGTTGATTTCGTGACAAACGCCCGGAAGGATAATTCAGGACTCGCCTCTGCTGTGAGCGAATATATGGGAAAAGAAGGCGCGGTCGGTATTCCGGAAGTTCGCCACCGTGCTCACGAAGCGGGTCTGGACGGCCTTCTTCAGGGATGGAGAGACGCGATCAGCAAGACGCCAGCCACAGAGGCCGACATCAAAACACTGATTCCCCATGGTGTCATCAACAGGTTTGCAAGGGAAACAGGGCTTTCTCCGGACGCCGTGATTTCAGGCCTCGCTTCAGTCGTCCCCGGCATTGTCTACCGCAACGCCAGACAGGCCGAGGCAAAACAGAAACCAGAAGTCCTGTAA
- a CDS encoding efflux transporter outer membrane subunit: MWLRAAKSKQVLTSLALLLSGCAVGPNYKKPQSWTPPAWKTAQAGSKGSVTIPDAPDVNWWNVFNDPELTALEKRLATENLDVQHSTAQLAESRAQLVLAGAERFPALSASGSYARAQYSSQNLRRIISHISKSSGGGIGQLLDQNASNATIPLLDQWRDGVDATWEVDLWGRVRRQYEAAQAYLDESTEQRRSLLIAREADLARDYMTLRGTQQQLTILQRNRDDAQHVLDLSSSRYRHGLVSELDQEEARSELDAIQAQIPELEQEAKLEINAISLLMGSPPGSLDAELSTPTGLQPIPPRVPVGLPSELAERRPDIRAASDDLHAATAEVGQAIADFYPRVTIDASFGMQSFSFRDLGLWNARAWNVGPTITIPIFQGGRLAGQLELKKASQKAAAIQYRKTVLSAWKDVDDALTAFTKDGQRKDELEAKKAADQRAYDLALERYLHGLDSFLRVLDAERRLFQSEQNLTAQIEQESVDVVRLYGSLGGGWESVF; this comes from the coding sequence ATGTGGTTGCGCGCAGCAAAATCGAAGCAGGTTCTGACCAGTCTTGCATTACTGTTGTCAGGTTGCGCCGTCGGGCCAAACTACAAGAAACCTCAGTCATGGACGCCGCCGGCGTGGAAGACCGCGCAGGCCGGCAGTAAAGGCAGTGTCACGATTCCGGATGCGCCGGACGTAAACTGGTGGAATGTTTTCAACGATCCTGAGTTGACGGCGCTTGAAAAGCGGCTGGCGACCGAGAACCTCGATGTGCAGCACAGCACGGCGCAGCTTGCTGAAAGTCGGGCGCAGCTTGTTCTGGCGGGAGCTGAGCGCTTTCCGGCTCTGAGCGCTTCCGGGTCTTATGCCCGCGCCCAGTACAGCTCCCAGAATTTGCGCAGGATCATCTCTCATATCTCCAAGAGTTCCGGTGGCGGGATAGGGCAGCTTCTGGATCAGAACGCGAGCAATGCGACCATTCCCCTGCTTGATCAGTGGCGTGATGGCGTCGATGCGACGTGGGAGGTCGATCTCTGGGGGCGTGTGCGTCGCCAGTATGAAGCGGCTCAGGCCTATCTGGATGAAAGCACTGAGCAGCGCCGTTCGCTGCTGATCGCGCGCGAGGCTGATCTGGCGCGTGATTATATGACGCTACGGGGGACGCAGCAGCAGCTCACGATCCTCCAGCGCAATCGCGACGATGCGCAGCATGTGCTGGATCTGAGTTCATCGCGCTATCGGCACGGGCTTGTGAGCGAACTGGATCAGGAAGAGGCGCGATCGGAACTGGACGCCATTCAGGCCCAGATTCCGGAACTGGAACAGGAAGCCAAACTGGAGATCAATGCGATCAGCCTGCTGATGGGGTCGCCGCCGGGCAGTCTGGATGCGGAACTCTCCACGCCAACAGGGCTTCAGCCGATTCCGCCACGGGTTCCGGTTGGTCTGCCGTCCGAACTGGCGGAGCGTCGTCCTGACATCCGCGCGGCCAGCGATGATCTGCATGCGGCCACGGCGGAAGTAGGGCAGGCGATTGCGGATTTCTATCCGCGCGTCACCATCGACGCGAGCTTCGGCATGCAGTCGTTCTCGTTCCGGGATCTGGGCCTGTGGAATGCCCGGGCGTGGAACGTGGGGCCGACCATCACGATTCCGATTTTCCAGGGTGGGCGGCTTGCGGGCCAGCTTGAGCTGAAGAAGGCCAGCCAGAAGGCTGCGGCCATCCAGTATCGCAAGACCGTGCTGTCGGCCTGGAAGGATGTGGACGATGCTCTGACGGCTTTCACGAAGGACGGGCAGCGCAAGGACGAACTTGAAGCGAAGAAGGCTGCGGACCAGCGCGCCTATGATCTGGCGCTGGAGCGCTACCTGCACGGTCTCGACAGTTTCCTGCGTGTTCTGGATG
- a CDS encoding TetR/AcrR family transcriptional regulator → MQDQDTCSPQQPGDASSAKREQILKGAHDIFAEHGYEGASMSVIARHAGVSKGTLYNYFENKAELFTAVVKQKAERDLPAAFRPVNADLPPRETLNALARSIIALIIAPTALALYRVIISEARHFPHLAETFWEHAPAICIDTLARWLTDRTEKKELNVPDPMFAAEQFYTLCQTRIITRRRFELPVSTTDADIDRIADATVTMFLAMYSAS, encoded by the coding sequence ATGCAAGACCAGGATACCTGCTCACCGCAACAGCCCGGAGATGCCTCCTCAGCCAAACGGGAGCAGATCCTGAAGGGAGCCCACGATATTTTCGCGGAACATGGCTACGAGGGCGCAAGCATGTCCGTTATCGCGCGCCATGCGGGCGTGTCGAAAGGCACGCTTTACAACTACTTCGAGAACAAGGCCGAGCTCTTCACCGCCGTTGTGAAGCAGAAGGCCGAACGGGATCTCCCGGCAGCCTTTCGCCCGGTGAACGCCGATCTGCCACCTCGCGAAACCCTCAATGCCCTCGCCCGCTCGATCATCGCCCTCATCATCGCCCCGACAGCGCTCGCGCTCTATCGGGTCATCATTTCAGAAGCGCGGCATTTCCCTCATCTTGCCGAGACGTTCTGGGAACACGCGCCCGCCATCTGCATCGACACACTGGCCCGATGGCTGACCGACCGGACCGAGAAAAAGGAGCTGAATGTCCCCGACCCGATGTTCGCTGCCGAGCAGTTCTATACCTTGTGCCAGACCCGTATCATCACACGTCGCCGCTTTGAGCTGCCTGTTTCCACGACGGACGCTGATATCGACCGGATTGCCGACGCAACCGTGACCATGTTTCTGGCAATGTATTCTGCAAGCTGA